One genomic window of Methanobacterium formicicum DSM 3637 includes the following:
- a CDS encoding response regulator, translating to MEEEIKVLILEDVPLDAELIERELRKEGFDFVSHRVESEDEYVKEVEKWQPNIILADHSLPQFDGVSALHIAQEKSSHIPFIFVSGKIGEEFAVEMLKKGATDYVLKHNLSKLGYAVRRALKEAQEHLEKKKAQEALLESEKKYRALFEKTTNPILVFNDEGVFINFNQAAVDFLETKPSQILKHKIYQFIAPESEPFDIKEWSTGEIVELPLKINDELKILELTITPVKLGNSNIIFGTGRDLTKQKQMENALKESEEKYRLLVENQTDMVVKFDPDGKVLFASPSYCEVLGRTEDSIIGSNFLPMVHQEEQEKTQRALGKLRRPPYVVFLEHRMLTMNGWRWIAWADKAIMDDEGNLEAFVGVGRDITERKLAEDRIMRSLKEKELLLREIHHRVKNNLQIISTLLSLQSAQIDDQRVIDLYRESQNRILSIALIHENLYQSDDLTNIKFATYVKNLIDDLFNSYGVDPEKIQINMQIKDIIISIETAIPIGLIINELISNTLKHAFPQGKGEIYLELSAKNRDKYQLIVRDNGKPFPDNIKLNETDTLGMKLISNLVNQLDGTITLNKDNKEFTIEFEELKYKERI from the coding sequence ATGGAAGAAGAAATTAAAGTTCTGATCCTGGAAGACGTTCCTTTAGACGCGGAATTAATAGAACGAGAACTTAGAAAAGAAGGTTTCGATTTTGTTAGTCATCGTGTTGAGAGTGAAGATGAATACGTGAAGGAAGTGGAAAAATGGCAACCCAACATTATACTGGCAGACCACTCCCTGCCACAATTTGATGGTGTCTCTGCACTTCACATAGCTCAAGAGAAATCATCCCACATACCATTTATATTCGTCAGTGGAAAAATAGGGGAAGAATTTGCAGTGGAAATGTTGAAAAAAGGAGCTACAGACTACGTACTCAAACATAACCTTTCTAAATTAGGATATGCTGTTCGAAGAGCTCTGAAAGAAGCACAGGAACACTTGGAAAAGAAGAAAGCACAGGAAGCTCTCCTGGAAAGTGAAAAAAAATACAGAGCATTATTTGAAAAAACTACCAACCCCATCCTAGTTTTTAATGATGAAGGTGTTTTTATAAATTTTAACCAGGCTGCAGTGGATTTTCTGGAAACAAAACCATCCCAAATCCTTAAACATAAAATTTATCAATTCATTGCTCCTGAATCAGAACCATTTGATATTAAAGAATGGTCCACTGGAGAAATAGTAGAATTACCCCTTAAAATTAATGATGAACTTAAGATACTGGAATTAACCATCACCCCTGTAAAGCTGGGTAACAGTAACATTATTTTCGGTACAGGGAGGGATCTCACCAAACAGAAGCAGATGGAAAATGCCCTAAAAGAAAGTGAGGAAAAATATCGGCTCCTGGTTGAAAACCAGACCGATATGGTGGTAAAATTCGATCCAGATGGGAAAGTTCTCTTTGCCAGCCCCTCCTACTGCGAAGTTCTGGGACGTACTGAGGATAGCATTATAGGAAGTAACTTCCTACCCATGGTACACCAGGAAGAACAGGAAAAAACTCAAAGAGCACTGGGAAAACTGCGACGTCCTCCCTATGTTGTTTTCTTAGAACACCGCATGCTGACCATGAATGGATGGCGCTGGATTGCATGGGCAGATAAGGCCATAATGGATGATGAAGGAAATTTAGAAGCATTTGTAGGTGTGGGACGTGACATAACTGAACGTAAACTGGCTGAAGACAGGATAATGAGATCATTAAAGGAAAAGGAATTATTACTCAGGGAAATCCACCACCGCGTGAAAAACAACCTGCAGATCATATCCACCCTTCTAAGTTTACAATCTGCTCAAATTGATGATCAACGCGTCATTGACTTATACCGGGAAAGTCAGAATCGCATACTTTCCATAGCACTTATACATGAAAATCTGTACCAATCTGATGATTTAACCAACATTAAATTTGCCACTTATGTGAAAAACCTTATTGATGACCTTTTCAACTCATATGGTGTGGATCCAGAGAAAATCCAAATCAACATGCAGATAAAGGATATTATAATAAGTATTGAAACTGCAATTCCCATCGGTCTTATCATAAATGAGTTAATATCAAACACCCTGAAACACGCGTTTCCCCAGGGAAAAGGAGAGATATATCTGGAATTATCCGCAAAAAACAGGGATAAATACCAGTTAATTGTTCGAGATAACGGGAAACCATTCCCAGATAACATTAAATTAAATGAAACTGATACCCTGGGAATGAAATTAATTTCTAACCTTGTAAATCAGTTAGATGGAACAATTACACTGAATAAAGATAATAAAGAATTTACTATTGAGTTTGAGGAACTTAAATATAAGGAGCGGATCTGA
- a CDS encoding ATP-binding protein — MVFNPVLISFIYALEPVYNVLNVPPNEDYFLLLMLIIVVVLVAILAERIEKVRKLNELNQKLKVQTDKLEDANQELEAFAYSVSHDLRVPLRAIDGFSRILVEDYEDKLDEEGVRLLNIVRDNTSKMGHLIDDILLLSRASRQEMKLNELDMAALAKSVYNEFQTDVEGRNIQFSVGNLPPAYADRAMMGQVFQNLIGNSIKFTRNQDPAIIEVGSKLDDKEVIYYVKDNGAGFDMKYINKLFGLFQRLHSPEEFEGTGVGLSIVQRVVRRHGGRVWGEGSVDGGATIYFTLPKDKPK; from the coding sequence ATGGTCTTTAACCCAGTGTTAATCTCATTTATATATGCCCTAGAACCTGTTTACAACGTTTTGAATGTTCCTCCCAATGAAGATTACTTCCTTTTATTAATGCTTATTATTGTAGTGGTTCTGGTGGCTATTCTCGCCGAAAGGATTGAAAAGGTAAGAAAACTCAATGAATTAAACCAGAAATTAAAGGTTCAAACTGATAAACTGGAAGATGCCAACCAGGAATTGGAGGCATTTGCATATTCCGTATCACATGACTTGAGAGTTCCATTAAGAGCCATTGATGGTTTTTCACGGATATTGGTGGAGGATTATGAGGATAAACTGGATGAAGAGGGAGTAAGGCTCCTGAACATTGTAAGGGATAATACCTCTAAAATGGGACACCTTATTGATGACATTCTCCTCCTATCCAGAGCCAGCCGTCAGGAGATGAAACTCAATGAACTGGACATGGCAGCCCTGGCAAAGAGTGTTTATAATGAATTCCAGACAGATGTAGAAGGGCGAAACATTCAATTCTCTGTGGGCAACCTCCCTCCTGCCTATGCCGACCGGGCCATGATGGGACAGGTATTTCAAAACCTCATTGGTAATTCCATCAAATTCACACGCAACCAGGACCCGGCTATAATTGAGGTGGGCAGTAAATTAGATGATAAAGAAGTCATTTACTACGTCAAGGACAATGGAGCTGGTTTTGATATGAAATACATTAACAAACTCTTTGGGCTCTTTCAAAGGCTGCACAGTCCTGAAGAATTTGAGGGAACTGGGGTTGGGCTTTCCATTGTTCAAAGGGTTGTAAGACGGCACGGTGGACGTGTTTGGGGTGAAGGATCCGTGGATGGTGGTGCAACCATTTATTTCACCCTACCCAAAGATAAGCCTAAATAA
- a CDS encoding response regulator → MDFEEADILLVEDNPTDAELTMRALKRKNLANQVVWVKDGAEALEFIFATGQFAHRDVENFPKLILLDLRMPKVDGLEVLQKIKADERTNRIPVVVLTSSQEDRDIVESYKLGVNSYVSKPVEFDDFIEAVSTLGFYWMLINNPPNSLE, encoded by the coding sequence ATGGATTTTGAAGAGGCTGATATTTTACTGGTGGAAGATAATCCCACCGATGCCGAACTCACCATGAGGGCACTTAAAAGGAAAAATCTGGCCAATCAAGTAGTTTGGGTGAAAGATGGAGCGGAAGCTCTGGAATTCATATTTGCCACAGGACAGTTTGCCCATAGAGATGTTGAAAACTTTCCAAAGCTCATATTATTGGATTTGAGAATGCCGAAAGTGGATGGGCTGGAAGTTTTACAGAAAATCAAAGCAGATGAACGAACCAACCGCATACCCGTGGTTGTTCTAACTTCATCCCAGGAAGACCGGGATATAGTGGAAAGTTACAAGTTAGGAGTAAATAGCTACGTCAGTAAACCAGTGGAATTCGATGATTTCATTGAAGCAGTATCCACCCTCGGATTTTACTGGATGCTCATTAACAATCCCCCTAATTCATTGGAATAA
- the uvrA gene encoding excinuclease ABC subunit UvrA: MNNKKEIILIKGAREHNLKNIDLEIPRDKFVVITGLSGSGKSSLAFDTIYAEGQRRYVESLSAYARQFLGQMKKPEVDYIEGLSPAISIDQKTTRMNPRSTVGTVTEIYDYLRLLFARIGTPHCHQCGQPISQQTAGQIVDHILQKEEGTKIQILSPLVRDRKGEHQKVFEDLRRKGFVRVRVDGEVHNLDEDFQLEKNFKHSIEVVVDRLVIRYDRDFESRLADSVETALELGEGLLITVYGTGEDATEKIYSEHFACTDCGINFEEISPRMFSFNNPHGACPECNGLGSKLEIDADLVVPDPALSLNEGAILPWSKSKHRDNYYGQMLKAVADHYGFSMDTPFQDLPQKYQDIILYGSPDKIEFEFQRKNRLHRVHRYFEGVVKRMERIFMETKSNYMRSYMGHFMSDRKCPACNGTRLRPESRSVTVGGKSITHVVEMPIKNSYDFFESLELSEREQFIGHEVLKEIKERLKFLKDVGLDYITLARSSGSLSGGEAQRIRLATQIGSGLVGVLYILDEPSIGLHQRDNHRLIETLKKLRDIGNTLIVVEHDEDTILHADYVVDIGPGAGEHGGWITATGTPQEIMENPDSITGQYLSRLETIPLPPKRTPPNGNYLTVKGAREHNLQNINVEFPMGVFTCITGVSGSGKSTLINDVLYKGLYGTLNHKHMNPGKHDSITGIEHVNKVIIIDQSPIGRTPRSNPATYTGVFTYIREIFAQTPTAKKRGYKPGRFSFNVKGGRCEACTGDGIIKIEMHFLADVYVPCEVCKGKRYNKETLEVRYKGKNISEVLDMTVEEALEFFENIPRIKKKLQTLDDVGLSYIKLGQPATTLSGGEAQRVKLAKELSRQSTGRTLYILDEPTTGLHFADIRKLLEVLGRLRDGGNTVIVIEHNLDVIKTADHIIDLGPEGGDGGGMVVAQGTPEEIAASGSYTGEFLKEVLSDGENLNKKKEPLSQSIKSDKEIDKSSTKTRGK; the protein is encoded by the coding sequence ATGAATAATAAGAAAGAAATTATTTTAATTAAAGGAGCCAGGGAGCACAATCTCAAAAACATTGACCTGGAGATTCCCAGAGACAAGTTCGTGGTAATCACCGGATTGAGTGGTTCTGGAAAGTCTTCCCTGGCATTTGACACCATCTATGCCGAAGGACAGAGACGTTACGTTGAATCCCTTTCTGCCTATGCCCGGCAGTTTTTGGGGCAGATGAAGAAGCCAGAAGTGGATTATATCGAAGGATTATCCCCTGCCATATCCATTGACCAGAAAACCACCCGTATGAACCCCCGTTCCACAGTAGGAACTGTTACCGAAATATATGATTACCTTAGACTTTTATTTGCACGTATCGGGACTCCCCATTGTCACCAGTGTGGCCAACCCATCAGCCAGCAAACTGCGGGCCAGATCGTGGACCATATCCTGCAAAAAGAGGAAGGCACCAAGATACAGATACTCTCACCCCTGGTAAGAGACCGGAAGGGAGAACACCAGAAAGTCTTTGAAGACCTACGCCGCAAGGGATTTGTGAGGGTACGAGTTGATGGAGAAGTTCACAACCTGGATGAGGATTTCCAGCTGGAGAAAAACTTCAAACACAGCATAGAAGTAGTGGTAGATCGGCTAGTTATCCGCTACGATCGTGATTTTGAAAGTAGACTGGCAGATTCTGTGGAAACTGCCCTGGAACTAGGTGAGGGTCTTCTAATTACAGTTTACGGTACTGGTGAAGATGCCACTGAGAAAATATACAGCGAACACTTTGCCTGCACTGACTGTGGAATTAACTTTGAGGAGATCAGTCCCAGAATGTTCTCCTTCAACAACCCCCACGGAGCCTGTCCAGAATGTAATGGACTGGGAAGTAAACTGGAAATCGATGCCGATCTGGTGGTACCAGACCCTGCACTATCCTTAAATGAGGGAGCTATCTTGCCCTGGAGTAAATCCAAACACCGTGACAACTACTACGGGCAGATGTTAAAGGCAGTGGCTGATCATTACGGTTTCAGCATGGACACACCATTCCAGGACTTACCCCAGAAATACCAGGATATCATCCTATACGGTTCACCAGATAAGATCGAATTCGAGTTCCAGAGAAAAAACCGCCTCCACCGTGTTCACCGCTACTTTGAGGGAGTGGTAAAACGGATGGAACGTATCTTCATGGAAACCAAGTCCAATTACATGCGCAGTTACATGGGCCACTTTATGAGTGATCGTAAATGTCCTGCCTGTAACGGGACCCGCCTGCGGCCTGAAAGCCGTAGTGTGACTGTGGGGGGCAAATCCATAACCCATGTAGTTGAGATGCCCATTAAAAATTCATACGATTTCTTTGAATCCCTTGAGTTATCTGAAAGGGAACAGTTCATTGGACATGAAGTCTTGAAGGAAATAAAAGAACGATTAAAGTTTTTAAAAGACGTGGGACTTGATTACATCACCCTGGCCAGATCTTCAGGTAGTTTATCCGGTGGAGAAGCACAACGAATACGCCTGGCCACACAAATAGGTTCGGGACTGGTGGGTGTGCTGTACATTCTGGATGAGCCCAGCATTGGCTTGCACCAGCGGGACAACCACCGGCTCATTGAAACCCTTAAAAAACTTAGGGATATTGGAAACACCCTCATTGTAGTGGAACACGATGAAGACACCATACTACACGCAGATTACGTGGTGGATATTGGTCCCGGAGCAGGTGAACACGGTGGCTGGATCACCGCCACTGGAACTCCCCAGGAAATAATGGAAAACCCGGACTCCATAACCGGCCAGTATCTCTCCAGGTTGGAAACCATACCCCTACCACCTAAACGGACTCCGCCCAATGGCAACTATTTAACTGTTAAGGGTGCCAGGGAACATAACCTGCAGAATATCAACGTGGAATTCCCCATGGGCGTGTTTACATGTATTACAGGGGTTTCAGGATCCGGTAAAAGTACCCTGATTAACGATGTATTATACAAGGGACTTTACGGAACACTTAACCATAAACACATGAATCCAGGTAAACATGATTCCATAACTGGCATAGAACATGTGAACAAGGTAATTATAATTGACCAGTCCCCTATTGGCCGTACTCCGCGTTCAAACCCTGCCACCTATACTGGGGTTTTCACTTACATCCGGGAGATATTCGCCCAGACACCCACCGCCAAGAAAAGGGGTTACAAACCAGGAAGGTTCAGTTTCAATGTTAAAGGTGGAAGATGTGAGGCCTGTACCGGTGATGGTATCATAAAAATAGAAATGCACTTTTTAGCAGATGTTTATGTTCCATGTGAGGTTTGTAAAGGTAAAAGGTACAATAAGGAAACCCTGGAAGTTCGTTACAAGGGTAAAAATATCTCAGAAGTTCTGGACATGACTGTTGAGGAAGCACTGGAGTTCTTTGAGAATATTCCCCGTATCAAGAAGAAACTGCAGACCCTGGATGATGTGGGTTTAAGTTACATTAAACTGGGACAACCAGCCACCACCCTATCAGGAGGAGAAGCCCAGAGAGTGAAACTGGCCAAGGAATTGAGCCGTCAAAGCACCGGCCGTACCCTGTACATACTGGATGAGCCCACCACTGGACTGCACTTTGCCGATATCCGGAAGTTACTGGAAGTACTGGGAAGGCTGCGCGATGGTGGAAACACAGTAATAGTCATTGAGCACAATCTGGATGTTATAAAAACCGCAGACCATATCATCGACCTGGGACCAGAAGGTGGAGATGGTGGGGGAATGGTGGTTGCCCAGGGAACACCAGAAGAAATTGCTGCCAGTGGATCTTACACTGGAGAATTTTTAAAAGAAGTTTTGAGTGATGGAGAAAATCTGAACAAGAAAAAGGAACCATTAAGTCAGAGTATAAAGTCAGATAAAGAAATTGACAAATCCAGTACCAAAACCCGTGGCAAATAG
- the uvrC gene encoding excinuclease ABC subunit UvrC: MSATISNPNDLPEKPGVYLLKDVNDEILYVGKAKSLKKRVKSYFKEELEDPKTRVLMSHFHHMDYLVTDTEKEALILESNLIKKHLPRYNIRLKDDKRYPYLQITSEDYPRLLITRNIREDGSHYYGPFTDVTSVRSLLKLLKPVFQLRDCKRMDGPCLNYQIDLCPAPCNGQVTREDYHENVEKVKLFLEGRQKEVMDLLQEEMEQAAGTHNYEKAGVIRDQLFSLGEVMEKQKMEFNRSLDQDVIASSNDGEVVVVVVFRVMNGKIMGKEDFLMEGAQENTSQEILAAFIKQYYSGPRQVPSEILLPVMIKDKELIEKWLSDKILADDIGDLDNSLKHGELDNSHKSGSLGNSLSPRDLDNSHNSGSLDNSHSPDPEINVINVEYRNGEKGIERDTSMIGNDIPNKAINDFAVSLRVPDEGLEQRLVQMVTKNASIILNHHKQARGALLDLKTYLKIPRIPRRIEAFDISNLSGQMAVASMVVFEDGKPSKNNYRKYKLETPGPDDYGMMREVLTRRYEKMVSKDEKPPDLVVVDGGRGQLNVAIDVLDSLGVKTGIIGLAKEFEQVFIPEVAIPLILPPNSPALHILQRVRDEAHRFAVKYHKNLRDKNLKSSPLDEIPGIGPKRKMNLLRHFGDNNSIKNASISEIAEVKGINNNLAREIHAHLHNARD; this comes from the coding sequence TTGTCAGCCACAATTAGCAACCCCAATGATTTACCTGAAAAACCCGGTGTATATCTCCTGAAAGATGTTAATGATGAGATTTTGTACGTGGGAAAGGCAAAATCTCTTAAAAAAAGGGTTAAAAGTTACTTTAAAGAAGAACTGGAAGATCCCAAAACCCGGGTTTTAATGAGCCACTTCCACCACATGGATTACCTGGTGACCGATACAGAAAAAGAAGCTCTTATTCTAGAATCTAACCTGATTAAGAAACATTTACCCCGTTACAACATACGCCTCAAGGATGATAAACGTTATCCCTATTTACAGATAACCTCAGAGGACTATCCCCGTTTACTAATCACCCGTAATATCCGTGAGGATGGTTCCCATTACTACGGGCCATTTACCGATGTCACATCAGTCCGGAGTCTTTTAAAACTCCTGAAACCAGTATTCCAGCTCAGGGATTGTAAACGTATGGATGGTCCCTGCCTGAACTATCAGATTGATCTGTGCCCTGCACCCTGCAACGGGCAGGTCACCCGGGAAGACTACCATGAAAACGTGGAAAAGGTTAAACTATTCCTGGAGGGCCGGCAAAAAGAGGTTATGGACCTCCTACAGGAAGAAATGGAACAGGCAGCAGGTACTCATAACTATGAAAAAGCAGGGGTTATACGGGATCAGTTATTCTCTTTAGGGGAGGTTATGGAGAAACAGAAGATGGAATTCAACCGTAGCCTGGACCAGGATGTTATAGCATCATCTAATGATGGGGAAGTTGTGGTAGTGGTTGTTTTCAGGGTGATGAATGGTAAAATCATGGGAAAAGAGGACTTCCTAATGGAAGGAGCTCAGGAAAACACATCCCAAGAAATTTTAGCAGCATTTATCAAACAGTACTATTCTGGCCCCCGCCAGGTACCTTCAGAAATTCTTCTACCAGTTATGATTAAGGACAAGGAACTTATTGAAAAATGGCTGTCTGACAAAATCCTTGCCGATGATATTGGAGATTTAGATAACTCTCTTAAACATGGAGAATTAGACAACTCCCATAAATCGGGAAGTTTAGGTAACTCTCTTAGTCCTAGAGATTTAGACAACTCCCATAACTCTGGAAGTTTAGATAACTCTCATAGTCCTGATCCTGAAATTAATGTTATTAATGTGGAATATAGGAATGGTGAAAAGGGGATCGAAAGGGATACTTCTATGATTGGTAATGACATTCCAAATAAGGCTATTAATGATTTTGCAGTATCATTAAGGGTGCCTGATGAAGGATTAGAGCAACGTCTGGTTCAAATGGTAACCAAAAATGCTAGTATAATTTTAAACCACCATAAACAGGCCAGGGGGGCATTGCTTGATCTGAAAACCTACCTTAAAATACCCAGAATTCCTCGGCGCATAGAAGCCTTTGACATATCCAATCTTTCCGGGCAAATGGCTGTTGCCTCAATGGTAGTTTTTGAAGATGGTAAACCATCAAAAAATAATTACAGAAAATATAAACTGGAAACACCAGGGCCTGATGATTATGGTATGATGAGAGAGGTACTAACAAGACGATACGAAAAAATGGTAAGTAAAGATGAAAAACCACCAGATCTGGTGGTGGTTGATGGTGGGCGGGGTCAGTTAAATGTTGCCATTGATGTTTTAGATTCACTGGGTGTAAAAACGGGAATCATAGGTTTGGCCAAAGAGTTTGAACAGGTTTTCATACCTGAAGTTGCCATTCCACTCATATTACCCCCTAACTCTCCAGCGTTACACATTTTGCAGCGAGTTCGTGATGAAGCCCATCGTTTTGCAGTAAAATACCATAAAAATCTCAGAGACAAAAATCTTAAGAGTTCTCCCCTGGATGAAATTCCAGGTATAGGCCCCAAACGTAAAATGAACCTGTTACGGCATTTTGGAGATAATAACTCAATAAAAAATGCCAGCATTAGTGAAATAGCTGAAGTTAAAGGTATAAATAATAATTTGGCCAGGGAAATACATGCACATCTTCATAATGCCCGGGATTGA
- a CDS encoding methanogen output domain 1-containing protein: MTKSRILVVEDEAIVAMGIKQKLEDLGHQVVDIVFTGEDAVQTALNKQPELILMDIVLKGSMDGIEAAAKIRNQLDIPVIYLTAYSDEEVLERARMTEPYGYIIKPFKKSELNANIEMALYKHAEDQKKSETVKKQVLADFYDFILNSLPTTADQSDAEIRDTLLNIFASRLEEDMRPRFELELGDIVEEQNLNDLESIYNAYLDWVAKLFADFGVQTKIEAKGRVHLFEFLNCPWIEDAKKKPVFCLNCQSIMQQTFGWTGMEGDVEKKATIADGSDKCIFKFKVPFMEEDK; encoded by the coding sequence ATGACCAAATCCCGTATACTTGTGGTTGAAGATGAAGCAATAGTTGCAATGGGTATTAAACAAAAATTAGAAGACCTGGGTCATCAAGTAGTGGATATTGTTTTCACTGGGGAGGATGCAGTACAAACAGCACTAAATAAGCAACCAGAGCTGATTTTAATGGATATTGTCCTGAAAGGAAGTATGGATGGTATAGAAGCTGCTGCTAAAATACGTAACCAGCTGGATATCCCGGTAATCTACTTGACAGCATATTCCGATGAGGAGGTCCTGGAAAGGGCACGTATGACCGAGCCATATGGATACATAATCAAACCATTCAAAAAGAGTGAATTGAATGCCAATATAGAAATGGCTCTTTATAAACATGCTGAAGACCAAAAAAAGAGCGAAACTGTTAAAAAACAGGTTCTGGCAGATTTTTATGATTTCATACTCAACTCCCTGCCTACCACTGCAGATCAGTCCGATGCTGAAATCAGAGACACTCTCCTGAACATATTCGCATCACGTCTGGAAGAAGATATGCGGCCCCGTTTTGAGCTTGAACTGGGAGATATTGTTGAAGAACAGAATTTAAATGACTTGGAAAGTATCTACAATGCCTACCTTGATTGGGTTGCTAAACTCTTTGCAGATTTTGGTGTTCAAACCAAAATTGAAGCCAAAGGCCGTGTGCATCTATTTGAATTCCTTAACTGCCCCTGGATTGAAGATGCCAAGAAAAAACCAGTGTTCTGCCTTAATTGCCAGTCAATAATGCAACAAACATTTGGTTGGACTGGTATGGAAGGGGATGTAGAAAAAAAAGCTACCATTGCTGATGGTTCTGATAAATGTATCTTTAAATTCAAGGTTCCATTCATGGAAGAGGATAAATGA
- the uvrB gene encoding excinuclease ABC subunit UvrB produces MRKFELVSNYKALGDQPKAIKSLSDGINREMNHQTLLGVTGSGKTFTMANVIKEVQKPTLVISHNKTLAAQLYEEFKELFPNNAVEYFVSYYDYYQPEAYVPQSDTYIDKESSINEEIDMMRHSTTQSLLSRDDVIVVSSVSCIYGIGAPEDYGNLVLQLEMGQKIEREEIISKLVEMQYERNDIDFSRGKFRVRGDVVEIFPAQGKTAIRVELFGDEVDGLSFIDHVRGSVNRQMDKIVVFPAKHFVTSPEKMNNALKKIEDELEDRLRVLEAENKLVEAQRLEQRTRFDLEMLKEMGYCQGIENYSMHISGRKWGETPYSLLRYFPDDYLTIIDESHVTVPQIRGMYAGDRARKDVLVDYGFRLPSARENRPLNFEEFQSLQNQVIYVSATPAQYELNLSEQVVEQIIRPTGLVDPEIMLQPVQGQVDHLLGQIREKTEKDQRVLVTTLTKRMAEDLTDYYARAGVKVRYLHSEISTLERIDIIDDLRRGEFHCLVGVNLLREGLDLPEVGLVGILDADKEGFLRSQPALIQTIGRAARNVEGQVIIYADKITDSVRNAVDITNHRRELQLKYNKDHNITPRSTERTLKEKTQVKDVIMRDDVEKMPKDELRLLIKDLKEEMKKAATRLDFEEAASIRDKILILEGVSD; encoded by the coding sequence ATGAGAAAATTTGAACTTGTATCAAATTATAAGGCATTAGGCGATCAGCCAAAGGCTATTAAATCTTTATCTGATGGAATAAACAGGGAAATGAATCATCAGACCCTTCTAGGAGTTACTGGTTCTGGTAAGACTTTCACCATGGCCAATGTAATCAAAGAAGTTCAAAAACCTACCCTGGTAATATCACACAATAAAACACTGGCTGCTCAACTCTACGAAGAGTTCAAAGAACTGTTCCCCAACAACGCAGTTGAATACTTCGTCAGTTACTATGATTACTACCAGCCCGAGGCCTATGTGCCCCAAAGCGATACTTACATTGATAAAGAGTCATCAATCAATGAAGAAATTGATATGATGAGGCACAGTACCACCCAATCTCTTCTTAGTCGGGATGATGTAATCGTGGTCTCCAGTGTATCCTGTATCTATGGTATTGGTGCACCAGAGGATTACGGAAACCTGGTACTCCAGCTTGAAATGGGTCAGAAGATAGAAAGGGAAGAAATAATCTCTAAACTGGTTGAAATGCAGTACGAACGGAATGATATTGATTTCAGCCGGGGCAAATTCAGAGTAAGGGGAGATGTGGTGGAGATCTTCCCAGCACAGGGAAAAACAGCAATCAGAGTGGAACTTTTCGGTGATGAAGTGGATGGCCTGTCCTTCATTGACCATGTAAGAGGCAGTGTAAATCGCCAGATGGACAAAATAGTAGTTTTTCCAGCAAAACACTTTGTAACCTCACCCGAAAAAATGAACAATGCCCTGAAAAAAATTGAAGATGAACTGGAAGACAGACTCCGCGTTTTAGAGGCAGAAAATAAACTGGTGGAAGCTCAACGCTTAGAACAACGCACCAGATTCGATCTGGAAATGTTAAAAGAAATGGGGTACTGTCAGGGAATTGAAAACTACAGTATGCATATTTCCGGGCGAAAATGGGGAGAAACCCCCTACAGTTTATTGCGTTACTTCCCAGATGACTATTTAACCATCATCGATGAATCCCACGTGACTGTGCCACAGATCAGGGGGATGTACGCTGGTGACCGGGCACGTAAGGATGTTCTGGTTGATTATGGGTTTCGACTGCCATCTGCCCGTGAAAACAGACCCCTGAACTTCGAAGAGTTCCAGAGTCTCCAGAACCAGGTGATATATGTATCAGCCACCCCTGCTCAGTACGAGTTAAACCTATCAGAACAAGTGGTGGAGCAAATTATCCGACCCACTGGCCTGGTGGATCCGGAAATAATGCTTCAACCGGTCCAGGGACAGGTTGATCACCTGCTGGGCCAGATCCGGGAAAAAACTGAAAAAGATCAGAGGGTCCTGGTGACTACCCTAACTAAACGCATGGCCGAAGACCTTACAGATTACTATGCCCGGGCTGGTGTTAAGGTACGCTATCTACACTCGGAGATCAGCACCCTGGAAAGGATTGACATCATCGATGACCTGCGCAGAGGAGAATTCCACTGCCTGGTGGGAGTAAACCTGCTCAGGGAAGGTTTGGACTTACCCGAAGTGGGCCTGGTAGGTATTCTGGATGCAGATAAGGAAGGATTCCTCCGCTCCCAGCCAGCACTTATCCAGACCATTGGACGGGCTGCACGTAACGTGGAAGGTCAGGTGATTATTTACGCAGATAAAATTACTGATTCGGTTCGTAATGCAGTTGATATAACCAACCATCGGCGAGAATTGCAGTTAAAGTACAATAAAGATCATAACATAACCCCCAGAAGCACAGAAAGGACTTTGAAAGAGAAAACACAAGTTAAAGACGTTATTATGCGTGACGATGTGGAAAAAATGCCCAAAGATGAGCTGCGTCTATTAATTAAGGACTTGAAAGAGGAAATGAAAAAGGCAGCTACTCGCCTTGACTTTGAAGAGGCCGCCAGTATCCGGGATAAAATATTGATTCTTGAAGGAGTTTCAGACTGA